The Henckelia pumila isolate YLH828 chromosome 2, ASM3356847v2, whole genome shotgun sequence genome includes a window with the following:
- the LOC140882847 gene encoding uncharacterized protein: MRRLGQKRSKASVDEIQENIANKLSGVDFNTPPNSSKYLRNKELIDDAKTNKKKGCGPSKFNLVSGQKKPKELERNELGQPIGDNSVAYATFLGCMVKEFVPYTLDGWKELDEGLKNKIWRCLQLNYKVEEWEKDLIFQLKVR, translated from the exons ATGAGAAGATTGGGTCAAAAACGCAGCAAGGCTTCTGTAGATGAAATCCAG gaaaatatagctAATAAGCTATCGGGAGTGGACTTCAACACCCCACCcaattcatcaaaatatttgcGTAATAAAGAGCTGATCGATGATGCCAAAACTAACAAGAAAAAGGGATGTGGTCCATCAAAGTTTAATTTGGTTAGTGGCCAAAAAAAGCCCAAAGAGCTGGAACGCAATGAGCTGGGGCAGCCAATTGGAGATAATTCAGTTGCGTATGCTACTTTTCTAGGATGCATGGTAAAAGAATTTGTGCCTTATACATTAGATGGATGGAAAGAACTAGACGAAGGACTAAAAAATAAGATTTGGCGTTGTCTTCAG CTGAACTATAaagttgaggagtgggaaaaaGATTTAATCTTTCAATTAAAGGTTAGGTAA
- the LOC140877845 gene encoding uncharacterized protein: MDKEWIHLPSRLLPEYEEGVQKFLVQAKYYAKTRFDPSYLVWYFHGETDVQQFQGEGSSGGVQEEEDESREAFHLYRDVFVPDEEVENIMSNARDYEFDDLLKDAETPLFPGCTAYTKFLAAVTLYNYKSTNGHTDSSFNDLLKILVYEKIHACPNDCCLFRKELKDLDSCPKCGSSRWKVDKVTSKFREGVPEKVLRYFPVIPRLKRMFKSEDMVEDMIWRSNHKSQDHMMRHPVDSVAWDTINHKWPAFTSDPRNIRLGLATDGFNPFGDLSSRYSCWPVMLVNYNLPPLMCMSNENIMLTLLIPGPKQPGNYIDVHLEPLVEDLNELWHTGVEAYDAFSKSALNLKAILMWTIHDFPAYGNLAGCATTWRFGCPICGEDVCSMWLKYSRKFSYLGHRRFLAPDHAYRDKKKWFNGKKERKGKPRTLSGLAILAAVKVIENYWGKKIKGENLNSEKIKRKKQVSSKNVQKPVQMWKKKSIFFNFSYWSGLVLRHNLDVMHVVKNVCENIIGTLLNVKSKTKDGVNARKDLMHLNIRKELHPQEKGKNMYHLPAAPYTLSKKEMDVFCFRLKKIKLPDGYSSNIGNCVSLEDRKLIGLKSHDCHVLMQQLLSVALRNLLPKGPRSAIFLLCAFYNELCQRIFMKTLKEYVKNRARPEGCIAECYLAEERMRFCSAYIKKAASIGVRANRNQDLENGLVEGRPISQGIEKNLEDHVLQAAH, translated from the exons ATGGATAAGGAATGGATTCATCTTCCTTCAAGGCTTCTACCCGAGTATGAAGAAGGGGTTCAAAAATTTCTTGTGCAAGCTAAATACTATGCCAAAACAC GGTTCGATCCTTCTTACTTAGTTTGGTATTTCCACGGTGAAACTGATGTCCAACAATTTCAAGGTGAAGGTAGTTCAGGAGGAGTTCAGGAAGAGGAGGATGAAAGTAGGGAGGCATTTCACTTATATAGAGATGTATTCGTCCCAGATGAAGAGGTTGAAAACATTATGTCTAATGCAAGAGATTATGAGTTTGATGATTtattaaaagatgcagaaacaCCTCTTTTCCCTGGTTGTACAGCTTATACAAAGTTTTTAGCAGCTGTCACATTATATAATTACAAGTCCACCAATGGTCACACTGATAGTAGTTTCAACGATCTCCTTAAGATCTTAG TATATGAGAAGATTCATGCTTGCCCAaatgattgttgtttatttagAAAGGAGCTCAAAGATTTAGACTCGTGTCCAAAATGTGGTTCCTCAAGATGGAAAGTGGACAAAGTTACCTCCAAATTTCGTGAAGGAGTTCCTGAAAAGGTGCTAAGGTATTTTCCCGTGATACCAAGATTAAAAAGGATGTTTAAATCAGAAGATATGGTTGAAGACATGATTTGGCGCTCCAATCACAAAAGTCAAGATCATATGATGCGACATCCAGTTGATTCAGTAGCTTGGGATACAATAAATCACAAGTGGCCAGCTTTTACATCAGATCCTAGAAATATTCGACTTGGTCTTGCGACAGATGGATTCAACCCTTTTGGTGACCTTAGTTCCAGATATAGTTGTTGGCCGGTTATGTTGGTCAATTACAATCTTCCTCCATTGATGTGCATgtcaaatgaaaatataatgCTGACATTATTAATACCAGGCCCAAAGCAGCCAGGAAATTATATAGATGTACACTTGGAACCTCTTGTGGAGGATTTGAATGAGTTGTGGCACACAGGTGTAGAGGCGTATGATGCATTTAGCAAGTCAGCCTTAAATTTGAAGGCTATCTTGATGTGGACAATACATGATTTTCCAGCTTATGGAAATCTAGCTGGATGTGCCACAACATGGAGATTTGGTTGCCCAATATGTGGTGAAGATGTGTGTTCTATGTGGCTTAAGTATAGTAGAAAGTTTTCATACTTGGGACACAGAAGATTCCTTGCTCCCGATCATGCATATCGTGACAAAAAAAAGTGGTTTAATGGTAAGAAAGAGAGAAAAGGAAAACCTAGGACTTTGAGTGGCTTGGCAATTCTCGCCGCGGTGAAAGTCATTGAAAATTATTGgggtaaaaaaataaaaggcgAGAATCTCAATAGTGAGAAGATAAAGAGGAAGAAGCAGGTTAGTTCAAAAAATGTACAAAAACCAGTTCAAATGTGGAagaaaaagtcaatatttttcaatttttcataCTGGAGT GGACTTGTGCTACGTCATAACTTAGATGTGATGCATGTTGTAAAGAATGTTTGCGAGAATATCATAGGCACGTTGTTAAACGTGAAGAGCAAAACTAAAGATGGTGTTAATGCTCGCAAAGATTTGATGCACTTGAACATTAGAAAAGAACTACATCCtcaagaaaaaggaaaaaatatgTATCACTTGCCTGCTGCACCTTACACCTTATCTAAAAAAGAGATGGATGTATTTTGCTTTAGGTTGAAGAAAATAAAGCTACCTGATGGCTATAGCTCAAATATTGGTAATTGTGTTTCTTTAGAAGATCGTAAGCTTATTGGGCTGAAATCTCACGATTGTCATGTTCTAATGCAACAATTGCTATCAGTAGCATTGAGAAACCTTTTACCAAAAGGTCCACGTAGTGCTATATTTCTGTTGTGTGCATTTTACAATGAATTATGTCAAAGAAT ATTTATGAAAACTCTTAAAGAGTATGTGAAGAACCGAGCAAGACCAGAGGGTTGCATAGCTGAGTGTTACCTCGCAGAAGAACGAATGCGATTTTGTAGTGCTTATATAAAAAAAGCGGCTAGTATTGGTGTTCGTGCTAATAGGAATCAGGACTTGGAGAATGGATTAGTGGAAGGTCGCCCAATTTCTCAAGgaattgaaaaaaatttagaagACCATGTGTTGCAAGCTGCACATTGA